In Halobacteriovoraceae bacterium, a single window of DNA contains:
- a CDS encoding MBL fold metallo-hydrolase has protein sequence MKEFPKSLIYYLIIIIILSACGLFSTYHKGKKTKNFDGSRFLNRTPMPNNFLDFLKWKLSFSAKAWPEWININQKKIVQERVFGDKAVFTFVNHSTVLIQVSGTNIITDPVWSERVSPYKFIGPKRHKDPGVKLEDLPQIDIILISHNHYDHLDIDTLLAINKKQDTDPIILIGLGNDKLLLDEGIQNFKTMDWNESFKHEGITYHFVESQHWSSRGLFDKNKTLWGSFVIDYGQGKFFFAGDTGYFEGFKEIGNKFGPFQLSLIPIGAYEPRWFMKFQHINPKESVQVFKDLRSQYAIGIHWGTFQLTDEALDEPVRHLNTELESAAVSRERFYYLENGEHLSIPIK, from the coding sequence ATGAAAGAATTTCCAAAAAGTTTAATTTATTATTTAATTATCATTATAATTCTAAGTGCTTGTGGATTGTTTTCTACTTATCATAAAGGTAAAAAAACTAAAAACTTTGATGGCTCAAGATTTTTAAATCGCACGCCAATGCCAAATAACTTTCTAGATTTTTTGAAATGGAAACTCAGTTTTAGCGCAAAGGCTTGGCCAGAGTGGATTAATATTAATCAAAAAAAAATTGTACAAGAAAGAGTATTTGGAGACAAGGCCGTCTTTACCTTTGTCAATCATTCAACTGTACTCATCCAAGTATCCGGAACTAATATAATTACAGACCCCGTATGGTCTGAAAGGGTAAGTCCTTACAAGTTTATTGGCCCCAAAAGACATAAAGATCCTGGTGTAAAGCTTGAAGACTTGCCACAAATTGATATCATACTTATAAGTCATAACCATTATGATCATTTGGATATTGATACCCTTTTGGCCATTAATAAAAAACAAGATACTGACCCCATTATTCTCATTGGTCTTGGAAATGATAAACTGCTATTAGATGAAGGAATCCAAAACTTCAAAACAATGGATTGGAATGAATCATTTAAACACGAAGGTATCACCTATCACTTTGTTGAAAGTCAACACTGGTCATCGAGGGGCCTATTTGACAAAAATAAGACCCTCTGGGGAAGCTTTGTCATCGATTATGGACAAGGGAAGTTTTTCTTTGCTGGAGATACTGGTTATTTTGAAGGGTTTAAAGAAATAGGAAACAAATTTGGTCCCTTTCAACTATCTCTCATACCTATTGGAGCATATGAACCAAGATGGTTTATGAAGTTTCAGCATATTAATCCCAAAGAGTCTGTTCAAGTTTTTAAAGATTTACGTTCCCAATATGCTATTGGAATTCATTGGGGAACATTTCAACTTACTGATGAGGCCCTAGATGAACCTGTCAGGCATCTAAATACAGAACTTGAATCGGCGGCCGTATCACGTGAAAGATTCTATTATTTAGAAAATGGTGAGCACCTTTCCATCCCCATTAAATAA
- a CDS encoding fructosamine kinase family protein: protein MQTFEKKNSKRIPGLFFTEVNGLKEIESGFGKYHSLKTPEIFQVSDEKIVMSKVLTELPKKEFWQNLGRELAKMHLSMANVQYGFEEDNFIGNNPQSNSWESDWCVFFMRNRLLFQINLIKSKFHRGVLSKIFLEKSKQIEEVLYSTKITPTLLHGDLWSGNVLCGENQTPYLIDPAVYYGHSEVDLAMTNLFGGFDSEFYISYQEILPINSGHHERFKVYNLYHVINHFNLFGGSYFNHAMKILESI from the coding sequence ATGCAAACATTCGAAAAAAAAAATAGTAAGAGAATTCCAGGGTTATTTTTTACAGAAGTCAATGGGCTCAAAGAAATTGAATCTGGATTTGGAAAGTATCATAGTCTTAAAACTCCTGAAATATTTCAAGTTTCAGATGAAAAAATAGTAATGTCTAAAGTTTTAACCGAATTACCAAAGAAAGAATTCTGGCAAAATCTCGGAAGAGAATTAGCTAAAATGCATTTAAGTATGGCCAATGTACAATATGGATTTGAGGAAGATAATTTCATAGGGAATAATCCTCAGTCAAATTCTTGGGAGTCTGATTGGTGTGTCTTTTTTATGAGAAATAGACTTCTTTTTCAAATTAATTTAATCAAAAGTAAATTTCACAGAGGAGTTTTGTCGAAAATATTTTTAGAAAAAAGTAAACAAATTGAAGAAGTTTTATATTCAACAAAAATAACACCAACTTTGTTACATGGAGATCTATGGAGTGGTAACGTTCTTTGTGGAGAAAATCAAACGCCCTATCTGATCGATCCTGCAGTTTATTATGGACATTCTGAAGTTGATTTAGCAATGACTAATTTATTTGGTGGATTTGATTCTGAATTTTATATTTCTTATCAAGAAATATTACCCATCAATTCGGGACATCATGAACGTTTTAAAGTTTACAATCTTTATCACGTCATCAATCATTTTAACTTGTTTGGAGGTAGTTATTTTAATCATGCTATGAAAATACTTGAAAGTATTTAG
- a CDS encoding DUF2905 domain-containing protein, which translates to MLPIAKILIVSGVLLIISGVIWHFSDGNIPLGRLPGDIKIEGQNSTIYIPITTCLIVSAVIGLVQYLIRMWK; encoded by the coding sequence ATGTTGCCAATTGCAAAGATCCTAATCGTTAGTGGAGTGCTTTTGATTATTTCAGGGGTAATCTGGCATTTTTCAGATGGAAATATTCCCCTCGGAAGATTGCCAGGAGATATTAAAATTGAAGGTCAAAACTCAACAATCTATATACCTATAACAACATGTCTGATTGTAAGTGCTGTTATTGGGTTGGTTCAATATTTAATAAGAATGTGGAAATAA